A DNA window from Candidatus Poribacteria bacterium contains the following coding sequences:
- a CDS encoding tetratricopeptide repeat protein, whose translation MRQGGDRKDAFKLLAGSAILMAGLIAVLIGALRRDTPRSNLQAGNDLYDEGRFEAAMDRYQRALESKDPETLEMAYYNLGNCYLKSGRPSEAISCYENALLINPSDMDAKFNLEIALRLSDISAGSGRREREGREAEKVKPGGISPGTSHGETLAWDEMMRSDWTEENAAGPDW comes from the coding sequence ATGCGTCAAGGTGGAGATCGAAAGGACGCCTTCAAACTCCTAGCTGGCTCAGCTATCCTGATGGCGGGGCTGATCGCCGTTCTCATAGGCGCTCTCCGGAGGGATACTCCTCGCTCGAACCTCCAGGCTGGGAACGATCTATACGATGAGGGAAGATTCGAAGCGGCTATGGATCGATATCAGAGGGCGCTTGAATCAAAGGACCCTGAGACGCTGGAGATGGCGTACTATAACCTCGGAAACTGCTATCTGAAATCGGGTAGGCCCTCTGAGGCCATAAGCTGCTATGAGAATGCCCTGCTTATCAATCCGTCAGATATGGACGCCAAATTCAATCTCGAAATCGCCCTTCGGCTCTCCGACATATCCGCCGGATCGGGAAGGAGAGAGCGCGAGGGGCGTGAGGCAGAGAAGGTTAAACCAGGAGGGATAAGCCCGGGTACATCCCACGGCGAAACCCTCGCATGGGATGAAATGATGAGATCAGACTGGACGGAAGAAAACGCCGCTGGGCCTGACTGGTGA
- a CDS encoding response regulator, with translation MRGFYVLLSVTLCLALQDLSPAETRNLVLQLDGKDDYVQLPSDIFNDLSQATVEAWVKWERFGYFSQPLGFGNGEKWRAMAINNNMFGSDLQYFIYDNLKLNLIKVPSILKTGQWCHIAAVSGRGGMKLYLNGVMVGEHEYSGSFSSIGNDEHNYIGRPLWSANEYFKGQIDEVRVWGVARSGEQIRSDMFRKLRGDEKGLVGLWNFDSGDARDLSPNGYDGALKGGAHCVEAELPAPGDLPRPAVLSGKVTDKMGSHLSKATVQLEQDGRDVASAITDNMGNYHLVFYPNSKPYDLSATWEQKGSWRLGIRVLPGERRVLNLSVMPAVSISGVLLTYDDTPHGGIVVQAVRASRVASTTLSDENGQYQFVNLRPGKYRVRCYTGRGYLYYPHTLRVEGGRTLSGIDFRFAPFKKGTWHNYTYLDGLANDKVYAIQSDKMGNLWFGTAEGLSRFDGESFVNFTKRDGLVANRVTTIYADKDGSLWFGTRYGGLSHYDGEKFLNFTRDNGLISDVVQAVYRDSDGNLWIGTDKGVSRYDGKSWISFTEKDGLPNDNVRAITQTSDGALWFGTSKGLVRYNKGRFRAFTSEDGLVSENIYVIYRDTDDVLWIGTRTGLSRYDGKTFVNFTVRDGLSDNHVYAIARGKDGALWIGTDAGVSRYDGEGFISFTAQDGLTYSQVRAIYCDRYGNLWFGTYRGGVSRYDPNSFVNFTTQDGLPHNRILSIVEDKDGNLWFGTSGGASRYDGKRFVNFISRNGLPSDSIQSIYRDSDGTLWFGTNGGGICRYDGRRFKILNEGNGLQYNRVTVIDGAPDGTLWVGARTRGISRLDPKQLTFERLDFGADSLYCHVRSIYIDPDGILWFGTEKRGVYRYDGDRILNFRVKDGLLSDKVEAIHRGIDGMLWFATSEGISRYDGQRFLSLTKEEGLPDNQVWVMYTDSRGRLWLGTDSAGVAVYDGTAWMSLNTRDGLANNTVYSIYEDREGNLWFGTNEGLSRYHPSFSPPTVHIVSVQSDRRYTDPSLIPEITAGSRVTIEYQSLDFNTYPGKRRYLVQIKGAGKKREFITSSPYFDWRPQKPGSYLFEVQAIDRDLNYSEPARIPLKVVPPWYFNGWIVIPSAGGFLALIAIASILGLRYYAQRGVSRRLRTRLLEQERRKNAQLQKAKEEAEAARRAAERANQAKSIFLANISHEIRTPLNAILGYTQILKRDSSLSPYQRAAIETIEESGNHLLALINDVLDISKIEAGRLELQEAEFDLFRLIDGLSVMFQLRCEQKGLAWRVEWDVAHTHPLVYGDEGKLRQILMNLLSNAVKFTESGEVVLRVCEEGEGLFRFEVIDTGIGIPPEERQGIFEPFSQGVNGAKKGGTGLGLAIVREYVRLMGGEIRVESTVGRGSRFFFSLPLRLIGEERSKHLTDSERVMHLADGYEVKALVADDNRENREVLSQLLSDIGVSVITAEDGRETVEAARVHRPDIVFMDIRMPVMDGIEAARRILEFPDSPPPKIVAVSASALIHEQRRYLEAGFDDFIAKPVRAERVYECLAHLLHVKYEVRDEIAALTPVDPSRITLPEGLISRLREAAEYGHVTELERLLQEVEQIGEEGARLAEQLRELSRNFDMEGILSILEVVRHE, from the coding sequence ATGCGTGGGTTTTATGTGCTTTTATCAGTTACACTTTGTCTTGCCCTTCAGGACTTATCCCCCGCTGAAACGCGAAACCTCGTGCTTCAATTGGACGGCAAGGATGATTACGTCCAACTGCCCTCCGACATCTTCAACGATCTCTCCCAAGCCACCGTGGAGGCGTGGGTCAAATGGGAGAGGTTCGGGTATTTCTCCCAACCCCTCGGTTTCGGCAACGGGGAGAAATGGCGGGCAATGGCGATAAATAACAACATGTTCGGCTCAGACCTGCAGTACTTCATCTACGACAACCTGAAGTTGAACCTCATCAAAGTGCCCAGTATCCTGAAAACAGGGCAATGGTGTCATATCGCAGCCGTCTCGGGCAGGGGAGGGATGAAGCTATACCTCAACGGGGTCATGGTCGGAGAGCACGAATATAGCGGCAGCTTCTCCTCCATCGGAAATGACGAGCACAACTATATCGGTAGGCCGCTGTGGTCGGCTAATGAGTATTTCAAAGGGCAGATCGACGAGGTGAGGGTTTGGGGCGTGGCCCGCAGTGGGGAGCAGATACGGTCGGATATGTTCCGAAAGCTGAGGGGAGATGAGAAGGGATTGGTGGGGTTATGGAACTTCGACTCTGGGGATGCCCGTGATCTATCGCCGAATGGGTATGATGGCGCGCTGAAGGGAGGAGCTCACTGTGTCGAAGCAGAACTCCCAGCGCCGGGTGATCTACCCCGTCCGGCAGTGCTTTCGGGTAAAGTCACAGATAAGATGGGCTCTCATCTCAGCAAAGCTACGGTTCAACTTGAGCAGGATGGGAGGGATGTGGCGAGCGCCATTACCGATAACATGGGGAATTATCACCTGGTTTTTTATCCCAACTCCAAACCTTACGATCTTTCTGCCACATGGGAGCAGAAAGGGAGTTGGAGGCTTGGGATTCGGGTTCTGCCTGGTGAGCGTCGGGTTCTCAATCTCAGCGTGATGCCGGCAGTTAGCATCTCAGGGGTGCTCCTGACATATGATGATACCCCTCATGGGGGCATAGTGGTACAAGCGGTACGGGCATCTCGTGTCGCATCCACCACATTAAGCGATGAGAACGGTCAGTATCAATTCGTTAATCTAAGGCCAGGGAAATATCGCGTGAGATGCTACACGGGCAGAGGGTATCTATATTATCCGCATACTCTGAGGGTCGAGGGAGGTAGAACGCTTTCAGGTATTGACTTCCGGTTCGCCCCATTTAAGAAGGGTACATGGCACAACTATACATACCTCGACGGATTGGCGAATGATAAAGTCTACGCTATTCAGAGCGATAAAATGGGTAATCTGTGGTTTGGGACTGCCGAGGGCCTCTCGCGCTTCGATGGAGAAAGCTTTGTCAATTTCACGAAAAGGGACGGATTGGTCGCCAACCGGGTGACAACTATCTATGCTGATAAGGACGGCAGTTTATGGTTCGGCACCCGATATGGCGGTCTTTCGCACTACGACGGGGAGAAGTTCCTCAATTTCACCAGGGATAACGGACTTATATCTGATGTAGTTCAGGCAGTATACCGCGATTCTGATGGAAATCTGTGGATCGGTACGGATAAGGGGGTTTCCCGATATGACGGAAAAAGTTGGATCAGCTTCACCGAAAAGGATGGTCTTCCGAATGATAACGTCAGGGCGATCACCCAAACCTCCGATGGGGCGCTCTGGTTTGGGACTTCCAAAGGCCTCGTCCGTTATAATAAGGGCCGGTTCAGGGCTTTCACCTCTGAGGACGGGCTTGTAAGCGAAAACATATATGTCATCTATCGAGATACAGACGATGTTCTGTGGATCGGGACAAGGACAGGGCTTTCACGCTACGATGGTAAAACGTTCGTCAATTTCACAGTTCGAGACGGATTGTCGGATAACCACGTATATGCGATCGCCAGGGGTAAAGATGGAGCCCTGTGGATCGGGACTGATGCCGGCGTATCGCGTTACGATGGCGAAGGTTTCATCAGTTTCACCGCTCAAGATGGCTTGACCTATTCCCAGGTGAGGGCTATTTACTGTGATAGATATGGGAACTTATGGTTTGGAACCTACCGTGGTGGAGTCTCCAGATATGACCCTAATTCATTTGTTAACTTCACCACTCAGGATGGGTTGCCTCATAATAGGATCCTCTCGATCGTCGAGGATAAGGATGGCAACCTGTGGTTCGGCACGAGCGGCGGAGCATCCCGCTATGACGGAAAGAGGTTTGTCAATTTCATCTCCCGGAACGGTCTGCCGAGCGACTCGATCCAGAGCATATATCGAGATTCGGATGGAACGTTATGGTTCGGTACCAATGGCGGAGGGATATGCCGATATGACGGACGCCGTTTTAAGATCCTCAACGAGGGAAATGGGCTACAGTATAATCGGGTTACCGTGATCGATGGTGCACCCGATGGGACGCTATGGGTGGGAGCAAGAACGCGGGGCATCTCTCGTCTGGATCCGAAACAGCTTACTTTCGAGAGACTGGATTTCGGCGCCGATTCGTTGTACTGCCATGTCAGATCCATCTACATCGACCCGGATGGGATACTATGGTTCGGAACTGAGAAGCGAGGGGTGTATCGGTACGACGGGGACCGTATTCTGAATTTCAGGGTGAAGGATGGGTTGCTGAGCGATAAGGTTGAGGCGATTCATCGTGGGATCGATGGAATGCTCTGGTTCGCTACGAGCGAGGGGATCTCCCGCTATGACGGACAGCGCTTCCTCAGCCTCACGAAGGAGGAAGGGTTGCCGGACAACCAGGTTTGGGTGATGTACACCGATTCCAGGGGGAGGCTCTGGCTGGGGACGGATTCCGCCGGAGTTGCCGTCTATGACGGCACGGCGTGGATGTCGCTGAACACCCGTGATGGGCTCGCGAACAACACGGTCTATTCCATCTATGAGGACAGGGAGGGAAATCTATGGTTCGGCACAAACGAAGGGCTTAGCCGTTATCATCCCAGTTTCTCACCCCCTACGGTTCATATCGTTTCGGTGCAGTCAGATCGGAGATACACCGATCCGAGCTTGATTCCGGAGATCACGGCGGGGAGCCGGGTGACGATTGAGTATCAGTCCCTTGACTTCAACACCTATCCGGGAAAACGTCGGTATCTCGTTCAGATCAAAGGGGCTGGAAAGAAAAGGGAATTTATCACCTCATCCCCCTATTTCGATTGGAGGCCTCAGAAGCCGGGCTCTTATCTCTTCGAGGTTCAGGCGATAGACCGGGATCTGAACTACTCCGAACCGGCCCGTATCCCCCTGAAGGTTGTCCCGCCGTGGTATTTCAACGGTTGGATCGTTATCCCCTCGGCGGGGGGTTTTCTGGCGTTGATAGCTATCGCCTCAATTCTGGGCCTCCGTTATTACGCCCAGCGGGGGGTGTCGCGTAGATTACGGACCCGGTTGCTCGAGCAGGAGCGTCGGAAGAACGCTCAACTTCAAAAGGCAAAGGAGGAGGCGGAGGCAGCCAGAAGGGCCGCGGAGAGAGCCAACCAGGCCAAGAGCATCTTCCTGGCCAACATCAGCCATGAGATCCGGACACCGCTGAATGCGATCCTGGGATATACTCAGATCCTCAAGCGTGACTCCAGTCTCTCCCCCTATCAGCGAGCAGCGATTGAAACCATCGAGGAGAGCGGAAACCACCTGTTAGCCCTGATCAACGATGTGCTCGATATCTCTAAGATCGAGGCGGGGCGGTTGGAGTTGCAGGAGGCGGAGTTCGACCTCTTCCGGCTGATCGATGGGTTATCCGTGATGTTCCAGCTTCGCTGTGAACAGAAGGGACTGGCTTGGCGGGTGGAATGGGATGTCGCTCACACACATCCACTGGTTTACGGTGATGAGGGCAAACTCCGCCAGATACTGATGAACCTGCTCTCCAACGCTGTGAAGTTCACGGAATCGGGTGAGGTCGTTCTGAGGGTATGCGAGGAGGGGGAAGGCCTCTTCCGCTTTGAGGTTATCGATACCGGCATCGGCATACCTCCTGAGGAGAGACAGGGGATCTTCGAGCCCTTCTCACAAGGCGTGAACGGCGCTAAAAAGGGAGGCACCGGCTTAGGGCTTGCGATCGTAAGGGAGTATGTCCGCCTGATGGGAGGGGAAATCAGGGTGGAATCCACGGTAGGGCGGGGGTCTCGATTCTTCTTCTCCCTGCCGCTTAGGCTCATCGGGGAAGAACGCTCGAAGCATCTGACTGATTCCGAACGGGTGATGCATCTGGCGGATGGTTATGAGGTTAAAGCTTTGGTCGCGGACGATAACAGGGAGAACAGGGAGGTACTGTCGCAGCTTCTTTCGGATATCGGGGTTTCGGTGATAACGGCCGAGGATGGGAGAGAGACGGTGGAGGCCGCTCGCGTCCATAGACCCGATATCGTGTTCATGGATATACGCATGCCGGTCATGGATGGAATCGAAGCTGCTCGACGCATCCTGGAGTTCCCCGATTCACCTCCCCCCAAGATCGTCGCCGTCTCGGCCTCCGCCTTGATCCACGAGCAGCGCAGATATCTCGAGGCTGGGTTCGACGATTTCATAGCCAAGCCCGTTCGCGCCGAACGGGTCTATGAGTGTTTGGCACACCTCTTGCATGTTAAATATGAGGTGAGGGACGAAATAGCAGCTCTTACTCCCGTGGATCCTTCGAGGATAACCCTCCCGGAGGGCCTTATCTCGCGCCTGAGGGAGGCGGCAGAGTATGGACACGTGACGGAGCTGGAAAGGTTGCTCCAGGAGGTTGAACAGATAGGGGAGGAAGGTGCTCGGTTGGCGGAGCAACTGCGTGAGCTAAGCCGAAACTTCGATATGGAGGGAATCCTAAGCATTTTAGAGGTTGTCCGCCATGAATAG
- a CDS encoding BatD family protein, protein MILTLYVLLLFAQPDLIVRSHLDRSECSVGERVIYTIEVIYRIYPASGGIVLDEPDFASAGLKSYAVSEEPEVRYENRFGGEYRVDSFRYILFPQKPGPIHIPPAAASLEDEKIIGNEVSLEVHPLPPGFSGPVGRWRIETRLSSYRTFLGTQIGCEIQLVGDGDPDLIPRPRISWPSGLEVKMIGENRRILIGTPKLESEAIFRYSLIPRGAGELRIPPAEISVFDPHDGRIHTLRSKALRLTGLDIPGLGFPKLKRPKRLREDDKPFYSETWFISLQILPLLPLILILVGKHEPMKNWLAMRRFTDELGGIGDDPDGIIRAVRGYIEEILGSPISPFRARMISALKEMGFDGESVSDLNELLARCEMSRFSPGGRIDPGVKREVVRVIREITFQRIKRWLRRLISVAAIFVLPSALASIDPHPILKEATELYESGDYDEALDRYLLLAERYRDGKLYYDIGLTYLRMGDPAGAILWLERAHETMPRDDDLIKALMYARALRRDRFDFADDLSGPFYLLKRIRGVEIIGLSLTLYWLSLLFLNLYLWGGWVIGRNLARIFGLLLAISLLAFGLRVTMNHEEGVIVADSAEVKEMPVESASAFIQLHAGSKVRIESRRQGWFKVTIPSGERGWVKREKLILLDQEGLWNDMERI, encoded by the coding sequence ATGATCCTGACCCTATATGTCCTCCTTCTCTTCGCTCAACCCGATCTGATCGTAAGATCCCATCTCGACCGATCCGAATGCTCGGTCGGGGAGAGGGTGATCTATACGATTGAGGTCATATACAGGATATATCCGGCTTCAGGTGGGATCGTCCTCGATGAACCGGATTTCGCCTCAGCCGGTCTGAAGTCCTATGCGGTCTCGGAGGAACCTGAGGTGAGATATGAGAACCGGTTCGGCGGGGAGTACAGGGTTGACTCCTTCAGGTATATCCTCTTCCCGCAAAAGCCGGGGCCGATCCATATACCGCCAGCGGCTGCCTCCCTGGAAGATGAGAAGATCATCGGAAATGAGGTTTCCCTTGAGGTTCATCCCCTTCCTCCGGGATTCTCCGGCCCAGTGGGGAGATGGAGGATCGAGACGCGCCTGAGCTCATATAGAACCTTCTTGGGAACTCAGATCGGATGTGAGATCCAACTGGTCGGCGATGGCGATCCGGATCTGATCCCCAGGCCGAGGATAAGCTGGCCTTCAGGGCTAGAGGTCAAGATGATCGGCGAGAATCGCCGGATCCTAATCGGCACCCCGAAACTCGAAAGCGAGGCCATATTCAGATATTCGCTCATACCTCGAGGCGCCGGCGAGTTGAGAATTCCACCGGCAGAGATATCCGTCTTCGATCCTCATGACGGTCGGATCCATACGCTTCGATCCAAGGCGCTCCGGCTCACCGGTCTCGATATACCCGGTTTAGGATTTCCAAAGCTCAAAAGGCCGAAGCGGCTTAGGGAGGATGATAAGCCGTTTTACTCCGAAACCTGGTTCATCTCCCTTCAGATCCTACCTCTTCTCCCGTTGATCCTCATCCTGGTCGGAAAACACGAGCCAATGAAGAACTGGCTGGCGATGAGACGGTTTACCGATGAGCTTGGCGGAATCGGGGATGATCCTGATGGTATCATCAGGGCCGTCCGCGGATACATCGAGGAGATCCTCGGCTCCCCAATATCTCCCTTCAGGGCGAGGATGATATCGGCACTTAAGGAAATGGGATTTGACGGTGAATCCGTCTCCGATCTCAACGAACTGCTCGCCCGGTGTGAGATGTCCAGGTTTTCGCCCGGAGGCAGGATCGATCCGGGGGTGAAAAGGGAAGTTGTCCGGGTGATAAGGGAGATCACATTCCAGAGGATAAAACGATGGTTGAGGAGGTTGATCTCTGTGGCGGCGATCTTCGTCCTGCCTTCGGCGCTCGCCTCGATCGATCCACACCCGATCCTCAAAGAGGCGACGGAGCTCTATGAGTCAGGGGACTACGACGAGGCGCTCGATAGATACTTGCTCCTTGCCGAAAGGTATAGGGATGGCAAGCTGTATTACGACATCGGTTTGACATATCTGAGGATGGGTGATCCGGCGGGGGCGATTCTATGGCTGGAAAGGGCCCATGAGACGATGCCGCGCGATGATGATCTTATCAAAGCGTTGATGTATGCCAGGGCGCTCAGGAGGGATAGGTTCGATTTCGCCGATGATCTTTCAGGCCCATTTTATCTTCTGAAAAGGATACGCGGCGTTGAGATTATCGGTCTTTCCCTCACCCTATATTGGTTATCGCTCCTTTTCCTGAACCTGTATTTATGGGGGGGATGGGTTATCGGGAGGAATTTGGCACGGATCTTCGGCCTCCTTCTGGCGATCTCACTCCTGGCTTTTGGCCTCAGGGTTACGATGAACCATGAAGAGGGGGTTATCGTCGCTGATAGCGCTGAGGTGAAAGAGATGCCGGTTGAATCCGCTTCCGCTTTTATCCAACTTCATGCCGGATCGAAGGTCAGAATCGAATCTCGAAGGCAGGGCTGGTTCAAAGTAACCATCCCCTCAGGTGAGAGAGGATGGGTTAAAAGGGAGAAGCTAATTCTTCTTGATCAGGAGGGCTTATGGAATGATATGGAGCGAATATGA
- a CDS encoding tagatose 1,6-diphosphate aldolase produces MSQTLISAGKKRKIKLLADSDGKFRMMAIDQRGSMVRMLSKVLGVDPSEIKYEDLAKTKMMITKVLSPYSSATLTDPVYGYPYSVDYIPRDVGLLLAFEETGYEKAGANGLERRSRQIEGWSVEKAVRAGANAIKLLIYYRPEASDETLEHQQNFIKFVGQECEKYDIPFLLELVGYPLLEDEVAASPDPAKPTNDTPVYAKRKPEIVRRTAEEFSKPEYKVDILKLEFPADLKYTEEYCKGTFDGKDREPVYNLDAVKDFCKAVDEASQVPWVILSAGVDIEEFVENVKFATEAGASGLLCGRAIWKEAVNFYPDLEAMEKWLMTSGVNNFKKIYEVYTAAKPWFEHRKFKSYADAGFGGSDEWYKNY; encoded by the coding sequence ATGTCACAGACTCTCATCTCGGCAGGAAAGAAGAGGAAGATAAAGCTTCTTGCAGATTCAGATGGCAAGTTCAGGATGATGGCCATTGATCAGCGAGGTTCAATGGTCAGGATGCTTTCCAAGGTCTTAGGGGTGGATCCGAGCGAGATAAAGTACGAGGATCTGGCTAAAACCAAAATGATGATCACCAAGGTCCTTTCGCCGTATTCCAGCGCGACCTTAACCGATCCGGTTTACGGCTATCCCTATTCGGTGGATTATATCCCTAGGGACGTCGGATTGCTCCTGGCGTTTGAGGAAACAGGATATGAAAAGGCCGGCGCCAACGGGCTTGAACGCAGATCCAGACAGATAGAGGGATGGTCGGTTGAAAAGGCGGTTCGTGCCGGCGCCAACGCCATCAAGCTGCTCATCTATTATCGTCCCGAAGCGTCAGACGAGACCCTCGAGCACCAACAGAATTTCATCAAGTTCGTCGGGCAGGAGTGCGAGAAGTACGATATCCCCTTCCTCCTCGAACTGGTCGGCTATCCGCTTCTGGAGGATGAGGTGGCAGCAAGTCCCGATCCGGCTAAACCCACAAATGATACCCCCGTTTACGCCAAACGCAAACCGGAGATCGTCAGACGCACCGCCGAGGAGTTCTCAAAGCCCGAATATAAGGTCGATATACTCAAGCTGGAATTCCCCGCCGATCTGAAGTATACGGAGGAATACTGCAAGGGAACTTTCGACGGCAAGGACAGAGAGCCCGTCTATAACCTCGATGCCGTTAAGGATTTCTGTAAGGCTGTGGACGAGGCTTCACAGGTACCATGGGTGATCCTGAGCGCAGGCGTTGACATAGAGGAGTTCGTTGAGAACGTGAAATTCGCCACCGAAGCGGGGGCATCCGGATTGCTCTGTGGAAGGGCGATCTGGAAGGAAGCCGTCAACTTCTACCCCGATTTGGAGGCCATGGAGAAATGGCTTATGACCAGCGGGGTGAACAATTTCAAGAAGATCTACGAGGTATATACCGCCGCCAAACCCTGGTTCGAACACAGAAAATTCAAGAGCTATGCCGACGCCGGGTTCGGCGGCTCCGATGAGTGGTACAAAAATTACTAA
- a CDS encoding carbon starvation protein A — protein MAFGIFVLSLVWFFAMYKFYGGFLSRKIFKLDDSKVTPAHELRDDVDYVPTNKWVVWGHHFTSIAGLGPIVGPAIGIIWGWVPAVLWVTLGTVFLGGVHDFSALVISLRNKGMSIGEITTQIIGRRAKYLFMSIIFLELWVVIAIFAMIMGILFKMYPSSVFPVWMEIPIAVILSYMVFRRGKSLELWSWIALLAMYATVAIGVFIPVEIPGGQAVVIWLVILMIYAYIASTLPVETLLQPRDYINSHELLVAMFLIFLGAVVTFIRDPAHLGFAAPAINPSPSGAPPIWPFLFVTIACGAISGFHSLVASGTSSKQIDRESDSKLIGYGGMIAEGILASLVILAAAAGFGAIGKGLSAGSAAWAAHYKDWAAASGLGAKIGAFVTGSANMLGYVFGHSRYVRELMMTIMGVFIVSFAGTTLDTATRAQRYIIQEFGRSIRWGWLTGKHIATLIAVISAFALAMVKPGGQGALILWPLFGAINQLLAGLALTVTTLYLAFRKAKPWVTGIPMSFMIFMTGWAMIKNIQKFYQTHNWLLFCVGWVVFALMIWLVVEAIIALTRGKYEVDYS, from the coding sequence ATGGCCTTTGGGATATTCGTTCTCTCGCTTGTCTGGTTCTTCGCCATGTACAAATTCTACGGCGGATTTCTCTCCCGAAAGATTTTCAAGCTGGACGATTCCAAGGTCACGCCGGCCCATGAGCTTAGGGACGACGTGGATTACGTGCCGACGAACAAATGGGTGGTTTGGGGACATCATTTTACCTCCATAGCGGGCTTAGGTCCGATAGTTGGTCCGGCCATAGGGATAATCTGGGGATGGGTGCCGGCTGTGCTGTGGGTGACGTTGGGGACGGTCTTCCTGGGTGGGGTGCATGATTTCTCCGCCCTTGTCATATCGCTCAGGAATAAGGGGATGTCCATAGGTGAGATCACCACCCAGATCATCGGCAGAAGGGCCAAGTATCTCTTCATGAGCATAATCTTTCTGGAACTGTGGGTGGTCATAGCGATCTTCGCCATGATAATGGGGATTTTGTTCAAGATGTATCCCAGTTCCGTTTTCCCCGTGTGGATGGAGATACCGATAGCGGTGATCCTCTCGTATATGGTTTTCAGGAGAGGCAAGAGCCTGGAGTTATGGTCATGGATAGCGCTCCTGGCGATGTACGCCACGGTCGCCATAGGTGTTTTCATACCGGTGGAGATCCCCGGGGGGCAGGCGGTCGTGATCTGGCTTGTGATCTTGATGATCTACGCCTACATCGCTTCCACGCTGCCCGTTGAGACCCTACTTCAGCCGAGGGATTATATCAATTCACATGAGCTTCTGGTCGCTATGTTTTTGATCTTTCTGGGAGCGGTGGTAACTTTCATCCGCGATCCCGCCCATCTCGGTTTCGCCGCGCCGGCCATCAACCCATCGCCCAGCGGAGCACCTCCGATCTGGCCTTTCCTGTTTGTAACGATAGCCTGCGGTGCCATCTCCGGGTTCCACTCCCTCGTCGCCTCTGGAACCTCATCGAAACAGATCGATAGGGAATCTGACTCGAAGTTGATCGGGTATGGAGGGATGATCGCTGAAGGGATATTGGCCTCGTTGGTTATTTTGGCCGCTGCCGCCGGTTTCGGAGCTATAGGGAAAGGGCTTAGCGCCGGATCGGCTGCCTGGGCCGCTCACTATAAGGATTGGGCCGCGGCGAGCGGGCTGGGGGCCAAGATAGGGGCGTTCGTGACCGGATCCGCGAACATGCTCGGATATGTCTTCGGCCACAGCAGATACGTGCGTGAACTGATGATGACCATCATGGGCGTCTTTATTGTCAGCTTCGCCGGAACAACCCTTGACACGGCCACCAGAGCCCAGAGATACATCATACAGGAGTTCGGACGAAGCATCAGATGGGGATGGCTGACCGGCAAACACATCGCCACTTTGATCGCCGTCATCTCGGCCTTCGCCCTCGCGATGGTCAAGCCCGGAGGACAGGGGGCACTTATCCTGTGGCCCCTTTTCGGAGCGATAAACCAGCTCCTGGCGGGATTGGCGCTCACGGTGACTACCCTCTATCTGGCTTTCAGAAAAGCCAAACCGTGGGTGACCGGAATACCGATGAGTTTCATGATCTTCATGACCGGCTGGGCGATGATCAAGAACATCCAGAAGTTCTATCAGACGCATAACTGGCTGCTCTTCTGCGTCGGCTGGGTGGTTTTCGCTCTGATGATCTGGCTGGTGGTGGAGGCGATCATCGCCCTCACCAGAGGCAAATATGAGGTGGATTATAGCTGA
- a CDS encoding sulfite exporter TauE/SafE family protein has product MSLNPIGPIIVGAVIGLLSGFFGVGGGFLLTPTLNIILNIPYNIAVGSGLCQMIGTSISGLRRHHRLGNISYKLGLIMLGGNVAGVLAGTHLLNGLKSMAQIRIGSVTINALDLILNLIFALLLLGIGVMMGLEARRWTGRESEPGTRFKGLSPKISVAEQVEVSIPMILMAGFIIGLMTGLLGIGGGVVIMPIFVYLLGVPTKMAVGTSLFLVLCSAFVGTIGHALSGNVSLQLVIYTMIGSTAGAQVGAALTSRVKARRIRGYFSVVTLAAAGMVIFKLIRTLR; this is encoded by the coding sequence ATGAGCCTTAATCCAATCGGACCGATCATCGTGGGAGCGGTCATAGGGTTGCTTTCAGGCTTCTTCGGCGTCGGCGGCGGATTTCTGTTGACACCCACCCTGAACATCATCTTGAACATCCCTTATAATATAGCCGTGGGAAGCGGGCTGTGTCAGATGATCGGCACCTCCATCTCCGGCCTCAGAAGGCATCATCGACTGGGCAACATCAGCTATAAGCTCGGTTTGATCATGTTAGGGGGCAACGTCGCCGGCGTCCTCGCGGGGACTCATCTCCTTAACGGGCTTAAATCCATGGCTCAGATCAGGATCGGTTCCGTTACTATAAACGCTTTGGACCTGATCCTAAATCTCATCTTCGCCCTCCTGCTCCTGGGAATCGGGGTGATGATGGGGCTGGAGGCGAGGAGGTGGACGGGAAGGGAAAGTGAACCTGGAACGAGGTTTAAAGGCCTCTCGCCCAAGATATCCGTGGCGGAACAGGTCGAAGTCTCCATACCCATGATATTGATGGCCGGATTCATCATCGGTCTGATGACGGGCCTTCTCGGGATAGGAGGAGGAGTGGTGATCATGCCCATATTCGTCTATCTTCTGGGTGTGCCGACCAAAATGGCCGTGGGAACGAGCCTTTTCCTGGTTCTATGCTCAGCGTTTGTGGGCACGATAGGTCATGCCCTAAGCGGAAACGTGAGTCTTCAACTGGTGATCTATACGATGATAGGCTCTACAGCGGGAGCTCAGGTCGGTGCGGCTCTCACATCGAGGGTTAAAGCTCGAAGGATAAGAGGATATTTCTCCGTCGTGACCCTCGCCGCCGCAGGGATGGTGATATTCAAGCTTATCAGGACCCTCCGTTGA